The genomic stretch TCAGAGTATGTACAGGGGACAGGGCCAAGAGCATATCATTTTCCTATGAGGAATCGGATTATCAGCGGATTGGCAGACGGGATACTTGTAGTGGAAGCCAGAGACAAAAGCGGTTCCTTGATAACCGTTGATTATGGTTTGGAGCAAGGCAGGAATATCTATGCAGTACCGGGAAGACCAGGAGATATACTCAGTAATGGATGCAATAACCTGCTTAAGATGGGGGCTAAATTATGCACGGAACCAGAGGATATACTAGAGGATTACATGGATTTCTGTAAAAATATACCTAAACTCATGAAAAAAAATGATAAATTACTTGAAGACAGGGAAAAAATAGTGTATGCTTGTTTAAGCCGTATCCCAAAACACCTGAATGAAATAGCCGAAGAGACAGATATGGCTATCGGAGAATTGGCTCAAATACTTTTTCAGTTGGAATGGAAGAATTTTATTAAGCAAACAAGAGCAAATTATTATATAACAGATATCTGACGAAGGGAGCTTTACAGCCTGCTCTCCTTTGAAGAAAATAGAAATAGTTTACCAGATAGGGGAGTGCACATGAATCTAGTTATTGTTGAATCACCAGCAAAAGCTAAAACAATCAAAAAATTTTTAGGTGCTAACTACGAAGTGGTGGCTTCAAACGGACATGTTAGAGACTTACCAAAAAGTCAGCTGGGTATTGATACTACGAATGATTATGAACCGAAATATATTACCATAAGAGGCAAAGGAGATCTTCTGGCAAAGCTCAGAAAAGAAGTGAAAAAAGCAGATAAAATTTATCTTGCAACTGACCCTGACCGTGAGGGTGAGGCGATTTCCTGGCATCTTACGAAGACTTTGAAACTTGAAGATAGTACCTGCAGCAGGATTACTTTTAACGAAATAACCAAAAATGCAGTGAAAGCTTCCATAAAACAGGCCAGAGATATCGATATGAATCTTGTGGATTCTCAGCAGACCAGAAGAATACTAGACCGTATGGTAGGTTATAGTATAAGCCCGCTCCTTTGGGCAAAGGTAAAAAGAGGGCTGAGTGCCGGACGTGTTCAATCCGTCGCACTTCGTATAATCTGCGATCGGGAAGATGAAATCAATGCTTTTTTACCGGAAGAATACTGGTCACTGGAAGGCAGCTTTCAGGTTGAAGGTGAGAAAAAACCTTTAACAGCCAAGCTGATTACTTCCTCTCTGGAAAAGAAGAGTATCTCATCAGAACAGGAATTAAACGAGATATTAAAAGATCTTGACAAAGCGGATTATAAGATTTCTGAAATTAAGAGAGGCGAAAGACAGAAAAAACCGCCGTTGCCCTTTACTACCAGTACTTTGCAGCAGGAAGCCGCCAAGACCTTGAATTTCTCAACGTCAAAGACCATGCGACTGGCGCAGCAGCTTTATGAAGGTATTGATATCAAAGGCCATGGAACCATTGGTTTAATAACCTACTTAAGAACAGATTCCGTTCGTATATCCGAAGAAGCGGAGAACTTTGCCCGTGAATTCATTGAGAAGAACTATGGCAGCAGCTATAATACCGAGGCAGAAGAAAAAAAGAATACTGGAAAGAAGATACAGGATGCCCATGAGGCAATCAGACCCACCTATACAGATCTGACACCGGTAATCGTGAAGGAATCCCTAAGCAGAGATTTATTCAGGTTATACCAGCTTATATGGAAACGATTTGTAGGCAGCAGAATGGCGCCGGCCAGATATGAGACCATTAATGTTAAAATAGATGCAAAGGGATATAAATTCAGTACATCTGCATCTAAAATGATTTTTGACGGATATCTCAGCGTTTATGCGGAAGAAGAAGAAAATGAAAGCCATGCAATGTTAAAGGATATTTCGGAAGAATCCAAAGTGAAGTTTCTGGAGTTCAATCCCGCCCAGCATTTTACCCAGGCACCACCTCACTATACAGAGGCGTCTCTTGTCAAGACACTGGAGGAACTGGGTATTGGAAGACCCAGTACGTATTCCCCTACGATATCTACAATTTTAGCAAGAAGGTATATCGTGAAGGAGAATAAGAATCTCTATGTGACAGAACTTGGTGAAGTTGTTAACAATATTATGAAGGAAGCATTTTCAACAATTGTTGATGTTAACTTTACAGCAAACCTGGAATCACTTCTGGATAAAGTGGAAGACGGCAGTGTTTATTGGAAAACTGTTGTAAGAAATTTCTACCCCGATCTGGATGAAGCTGTCAATAAAGCAAAAGACAGTTTGGAAGAAGTCAAGATAGAAGATGAGAAGACTGATATTATCTGTGAGGAATGCGGAAGGAACATGGTAATCAAATATGGACCCCACGGAAAATTTTTAGCATGTCCAGGTTTTCCTGAATGCAGGAATACAAAACCTTATCTTGAAAAAATCGGTGTAGCCTGCCCGTTATGCGGGAAGGATGTGGTTATTCGTAAGACAAAGAAAGGGCGTAAGTACTACGGATGTGAGAATAATCCGGAATGTGAATTTATGTCCTGGCAGAAACCTACGGATCAAAAATGCCCTAAATGTGGAAATGTGCTTATTGAAAAAGGTAATTCTTTGGTATGCCTCGATGATAAATGTGGCGGTATTGTTGTGAATAAATAAGAAATATACGAAAAACAGATATATTATATTAAAATGTGCGTCAAAAAGAAGAAATAACTATTGTTTTTATGAAAAAGGTATGATACTATTTATCTAATGTTAATACAACTTATCAGAAATAGTTCTTCTGGTTTCTGATAAAGGCAGTTTTGTTGCTGTCGTATCCAAGATTTAAATGACCGGTATCTTATATTGCGAATTAATTACTGGTTATTTAGAAGAATCAGATAAACAAGCGGGGGTACTGGGAGGTTATTTCATGAGTGTACAGTTGCTCGATAAGACGAGAAAGATTAATAAGCTATTACACAATAACAATTCTCACAAGGTAGTTTTTAATGATATCTGTGAAGTGTTAAGCGAGATTCTGGAATCCAATATTCTGGTAATCAGCAAAAAAGGTAAGGTTCTGGGTATTAAGAACAGAGAAGATATCGTAGAAATCAAGGAATTAATCAAAGATGCCGTAGGTGGTTATATTGACCAGATGTTAAATGAGCGTCTGCTTAATATTCTTTCTACCAAAGAGAATGTTAATCTATTGACACTTGGCTTTGAGCTTGATACAGATATTAGCTATCAAGCAATTATTATTCCTATCGATATTGCAGGGGAGAGGCTTGGGACATTGTTTTTATATAAGAGCATAAAGCCTTACGACCTGGACGATATTATTCTCAGTGAATACGGTACCACAGTTGTTGGACTTGAAATGATGCGTTCTGTAAATGAAGAGAATGCGGAAGAGAGCCGGAAGGTTCAGATTGTTAAATCGGCAATCAGTACTTTGTCCTTTTCTGAATTGGAAGCAATTATTCATATCTTTGAGGAACTGGAAGGAAATGAAGGTATTCTGGTAGCCAGCAAGATTGCTGACAGGGTCGGTATAACCAGATCGGTGATTGTGAATGCTCTTCGTAAATTTGAAAGTGCCGGAGTTATTGAATCACGTTCCTCCGGTATGAAAGGTACTTATATAAAAGTACTTAATGATGTTGTTTTCGATGAGCTTAAAAAACTGAACAAGTAAATTATAGAAATATTACATTATTTTAACAAAATAGTGAGAAAGATTAAGAGAATGGATTTATAAATTGTATACAATTTATAAATCCATTTTTTATGCAATTTATTCATTATATATACGAAAATGTCGAAAATTAGGAGCACTAATTAACCGTATTCATAGGTTTTAGACAAAAAGATTTTCCGCATAAATAGTGCATTTGAGCTATATTTCGAATAATTTACAATATATGATATAATAGTACTAATTTATAAAAATTAGCTTGTTTTTTTGTCGTAATATATTTATAATTGAAGCTAGTTACGAGAGATGTGTGAGTTTGTTGAAGCTATTCCACTAAGTTTTCACACAATGCCCTTACAAATCGCAAGCTGGCTTGCGGTATTGCTTGATAAAATACGTGAAATGTACTTTTATTTCATAGGTTATCAAGTAGAAGAATTGATAAGCGGGAAAGAGGTAAGTATGATTAATTCAGATTTATTCAATTATGTAAACGTACTGAATAAGGCGGCCGATGCAATGTGGACAAGGGGTCAGTTGTTAGCCAATAATCTTGCCAATGTCAGTACACCAGGATATAAACGACAGGATATCGAATTCCAGACTTATTTAGCCAATGCACTCAAGGGACCTGGCAATCTCGACCAGAAAGTTGCTGGTATAGACTTGAAATCAATAGCATCAACTGTCTATACGGATAATTCGTCCTTAAGCTACAGGCTGGACGGTAATAATGTTGATATAGATACGGAATCTGCTAAAGTAGCAGAGAATCAAATTAACCATAGTGCTATGCTTGAAGCTATGTCACACGAATTTAGCAGAATAAGAACAGCATTGTCTAATAATTAGGAGGAAGTTAGATGTCAGTTATTGATGCAATGAATATAAGTGCCAGCGGTATGTCAGCACAAAGACTTCGTATGGATGTCATATCGCAAAATATTGCTAATGTCAATACTACAAGAGATGAAAATGGAAATGTGGTAAGGCGTAAGATCGTAGTATTTGAGGAACGTAACCAGAGTCCCTTTTCTAAAATTCTTGGGGGAAAGATAAATGAAGCTATGGGAAATGGTGTGAAGGTTACAGAGGTGAAAGAGGATACTACCACACCGATGAATGTTGTTTATGATCCATCACATCCAGATGCTGATGAAGAAGGTTATGTAACTTATCCAAACATTAATACGGTAACGGAAATGGCCAATTTAATTGATGCTTCCAGAGCATATGATGCCAATGTTACTGCATTTAATTCAATAAAAAGTATGGCGTTAAAGGGATTGGAAGTAGGAAAATAACAGGGGGATTAATTGATGGATATTACACTGCTTAATGGAATATCGGGTATAAATGCATATAGTGCTAATAATACAGGGGTGGAGAAAGCCACAAGGAATGATGCGTTTGATAGTGTATTCCAATCTGCTCTTTCTATGTTAAAAGAAACAAATGATTTATCGAATGCTGCAAAAGAAGCTGAGGTTTCCTTTGCGTTAGGGCTGTCTAATAACACTTATGACCTTCAGGTTGCTCAGGAAAAAGCTAACCTGTCACTACAGTACACTGTTCAGGTAAGAAATAAGGTAATAGAAGCTTATAAAGAGATTATGAATCTCCAATTCTAATGATGGAACTGAAGGAGCTGTAATATGATTGACAGACTAAAGCAAGTACCGGTTCAGTTGCTTAACCAATGGAATAAATACACCAGCAAACAGAAAACGATTATTATCGGAGTTGTTGCTACGATTTTTCTGGCGCTTGTCATATTGGTTACCGTATTGAACAGGACTGAATATAAAGAGTTATTTACGGGCGAGAATAAAAAAGACGTTAGCACTATCGCAGGTCTGTTAAAGGATGAAGCAATCGCCTATCAATTAAGCAGTGATGGTATGACTATCGATGTGGATAAGGACAAATTCTCTGATGCGCTATTGCTTGTTTACGGGAGTGGTGTTCCCACATCAGGATTAACCTTGGACCAGTTGGTGAAAAATGATTTAAGTACCACCAACAGTGATCGTAATTTAAAGAATCATTTATATGTGCAGACT from Anaerocolumna sp. AGMB13020 encodes the following:
- the fliE gene encoding flagellar hook-basal body complex protein FliE — its product is MDITLLNGISGINAYSANNTGVEKATRNDAFDSVFQSALSMLKETNDLSNAAKEAEVSFALGLSNNTYDLQVAQEKANLSLQYTVQVRNKVIEAYKEIMNLQF
- the flgC gene encoding flagellar basal body rod protein FlgC, coding for MSVIDAMNISASGMSAQRLRMDVISQNIANVNTTRDENGNVVRRKIVVFEERNQSPFSKILGGKINEAMGNGVKVTEVKEDTTTPMNVVYDPSHPDADEEGYVTYPNINTVTEMANLIDASRAYDANVTAFNSIKSMALKGLEVGK
- the flgB gene encoding flagellar basal body rod protein FlgB encodes the protein MINSDLFNYVNVLNKAADAMWTRGQLLANNLANVSTPGYKRQDIEFQTYLANALKGPGNLDQKVAGIDLKSIASTVYTDNSSLSYRLDGNNVDIDTESAKVAENQINHSAMLEAMSHEFSRIRTALSNN
- the topA gene encoding type I DNA topoisomerase, whose translation is MNLVIVESPAKAKTIKKFLGANYEVVASNGHVRDLPKSQLGIDTTNDYEPKYITIRGKGDLLAKLRKEVKKADKIYLATDPDREGEAISWHLTKTLKLEDSTCSRITFNEITKNAVKASIKQARDIDMNLVDSQQTRRILDRMVGYSISPLLWAKVKRGLSAGRVQSVALRIICDREDEINAFLPEEYWSLEGSFQVEGEKKPLTAKLITSSLEKKSISSEQELNEILKDLDKADYKISEIKRGERQKKPPLPFTTSTLQQEAAKTLNFSTSKTMRLAQQLYEGIDIKGHGTIGLITYLRTDSVRISEEAENFAREFIEKNYGSSYNTEAEEKKNTGKKIQDAHEAIRPTYTDLTPVIVKESLSRDLFRLYQLIWKRFVGSRMAPARYETINVKIDAKGYKFSTSASKMIFDGYLSVYAEEEENESHAMLKDISEESKVKFLEFNPAQHFTQAPPHYTEASLVKTLEELGIGRPSTYSPTISTILARRYIVKENKNLYVTELGEVVNNIMKEAFSTIVDVNFTANLESLLDKVEDGSVYWKTVVRNFYPDLDEAVNKAKDSLEEVKIEDEKTDIICEECGRNMVIKYGPHGKFLACPGFPECRNTKPYLEKIGVACPLCGKDVVIRKTKKGRKYYGCENNPECEFMSWQKPTDQKCPKCGNVLIEKGNSLVCLDDKCGGIVVNK
- the codY gene encoding GTP-sensing pleiotropic transcriptional regulator CodY; the protein is MSVQLLDKTRKINKLLHNNNSHKVVFNDICEVLSEILESNILVISKKGKVLGIKNREDIVEIKELIKDAVGGYIDQMLNERLLNILSTKENVNLLTLGFELDTDISYQAIIIPIDIAGERLGTLFLYKSIKPYDLDDIILSEYGTTVVGLEMMRSVNEENAEESRKVQIVKSAISTLSFSELEAIIHIFEELEGNEGILVASKIADRVGITRSVIVNALRKFESAGVIESRSSGMKGTYIKVLNDVVFDELKKLNK